One Helicoverpa armigera isolate CAAS_96S chromosome 1, ASM3070526v1, whole genome shotgun sequence genomic window carries:
- the Imp gene encoding insulin-like growth factor 2 mRNA-binding protein 1 isoform X4 encodes MAYRMAKYRSRSSKVLISGLPLHVRFDNIEPLLSQYGNVQHCDKANSRDANTQAVFITFETPDQAQQAINGLNGCELEGSRMKVEAAEQNTRGGRRGRPGGGRGGGGATGGGSRPTDFPLRLLVQSDMVGAIIGRQGSTIRLITQQSRARVDVHRKDNVGSLEKAITIYGNPENCTNACKRILEVMQQEANNTNKGEICLKILAHNNLIGRIIGKGGNTIKRIMQETDTKITVSSINDINSFNLERIITVKGTIENMAKAESQISAKLRQSYESDLQMLAPQSIMFPGLHPMAMMSTGRGFCGAPPPFPPPIYAPLPGQGGAQQGAGDSQETTYLYIPNNAVGAIIGTKGLHIRNIIRFSNASVKIAPLEQDKQGENQSNPQQERKVTIVGSPEAQWKAQYLIFEKMREEGFMSGSDDVRLTVEIVVASSQVGRIIGKGGQNVRELQRVTGSLIKLPEQPQQAQGGGQQQDHDTTVHIVGPFYSVQSAQRRIRAMVAQASAPGRRRAAQPPPPVQQ; translated from the exons ATGGCATACAGAATGGCGAAATACCGCAG CCGGTCATCAAAAGTACTCATCAGTGGGCTACCTCTGCATGTTCGCTTCGACAACATCGAGCCCCTGCTCTCACAGTATGGCAACGTACAACATTGCGACAAAGCGAACTCTCGTGACGCTAACACCCAGGCGGTTTTCATCACGTTCGAGACTCCGGACCAGGCGCAGCA GGCTATCAATGGGCTAAACGGGTGCGAACTGGAAGGAAGTCGGATGAAGGTTGAGGCAGCTGAGCAGAATACCCGTGGCGGCAGGCGCGGACGTCCCGGCGGCggccgcggcggcggcggcgccacCGGCGGCGGCTCGCGCCCCACCGACTTCCCGCTGCGTCTGCTCGTGCAGAGCGATATGGTCGGCGCCATCATCGGCCGTCAGGGCAGCACCATCCGCCTCATCACACAGCAGAGTCGAGCTCGCGTCGATGTCCACCGCAAGGACAATGTTGGCTCTCTCGAGAAGGCCATTACCATATATGGCAATCCTGAGAATTGTACAAATGCATGCAAAAGAATATTGGAGGTCATGCAACAGGAGGCCAACAATACTAACAAGGG TGAGATCTGCCTGAAAATTTTGGCTCACAACAATTTAATTGGCCGTATAATTGGTAAAGGAGGTAACACCATCAAGAGAATCATGCAAGAAACCGATACCAAGATCACTGTTTCCTCTATCAATGATATAAACAGCTTCAATTTGGAGCGGATCATCACTGTCAAAGGCACCATTGAGAATATGGCTAAAGCAGAGTCACAAATTTCAGCTAAATTACGCCAGAGCTATGAAAGTGATTTACAG ATGCTGGCACCGCAAAGCATCATGTTCCCCGGATTGCATCCGATGGCCATGATGTCCACTGGGCGTGGATTCTGCGGCGCCCCTCCACCATTCCCGCCGCCTATATACGCTCCCCTGCCGGGCCAGGGAGGCGCGCAGCAAGGAGCCGGTGACTCacag GAAACTACGTACTTGTACATCCCAAATAATGCTGTGGGTGCAATTATTGGCACCAAGGGCTTACACATTCGCAACATCATAAGATTCAGCAACGCGTCTGTGAAGATCGCTCCGTTGGAACAAGACAAGCAGGGCGAGAACCAAAGCAATCCTCAGCAGGAGCGTAAGGTCACCATAGTCGGAAGCCCCGAGGCTCAGTGGAAG GCTCAATATCTTATCTTTGAGAAGATGAGAGAAGAAGGCTTTATGTCAGGCTCCGATGACGTGCGGCTGACAGTTGAGATAGTAGTTGCATCTTCCCAAGTTGGCCGCATCATCGGCAAGGGCGGTCAGAACGTGCGAGAGTTGCAGCGCGTCACTGGGTCTCTTATTAAGCTTCCTGAACAACCGCAGCAGGCGCAAGGCGGCGGTCAGCAGCAAGATCACGACACAACAGTGCATATCGTCGGCCCCTTCTATAGCGTACAG TCGGCGCAGCGACGCATTCGTGCAATGGTAGCGCAGGCGAGCGCGCcgggccgccgccgcgccgcgcagccgccgccgcccgtGCAGCAGTAA
- the Imp gene encoding insulin-like growth factor 2 mRNA-binding protein 1 isoform X3 — protein MDGDMSQGASGDVSPIYEDSRSSKVLISGLPLHVRFDNIEPLLSQYGNVQHCDKANSRDANTQAVFITFETPDQAQQAINGLNGCELEGSRMKVEAAEQNTRGGRRGRPGGGRGGGGATGGGSRPTDFPLRLLVQSDMVGAIIGRQGSTIRLITQQSRARVDVHRKDNVGSLEKAITIYGNPENCTNACKRILEVMQQEANNTNKGEICLKILAHNNLIGRIIGKGGNTIKRIMQETDTKITVSSINDINSFNLERIITVKGTIENMAKAESQISAKLRQSYESDLQMLAPQSIMFPGLHPMAMMSTGRGFCGAPPPFPPPIYAPLPGQGGAQQGAGDSQETTYLYIPNNAVGAIIGTKGLHIRNIIRFSNASVKIAPLEQDKQGENQSNPQQERKVTIVGSPEAQWKAQYLIFEKMREEGFMSGSDDVRLTVEIVVASSQVGRIIGKGGQNVRELQRVTGSLIKLPEQPQQAQGGGQQQDHDTTVHIVGPFYSVQSAQRRIRAMVAQASAPGRRRAAQPPPPVQQ, from the exons CCGGTCATCAAAAGTACTCATCAGTGGGCTACCTCTGCATGTTCGCTTCGACAACATCGAGCCCCTGCTCTCACAGTATGGCAACGTACAACATTGCGACAAAGCGAACTCTCGTGACGCTAACACCCAGGCGGTTTTCATCACGTTCGAGACTCCGGACCAGGCGCAGCA GGCTATCAATGGGCTAAACGGGTGCGAACTGGAAGGAAGTCGGATGAAGGTTGAGGCAGCTGAGCAGAATACCCGTGGCGGCAGGCGCGGACGTCCCGGCGGCggccgcggcggcggcggcgccacCGGCGGCGGCTCGCGCCCCACCGACTTCCCGCTGCGTCTGCTCGTGCAGAGCGATATGGTCGGCGCCATCATCGGCCGTCAGGGCAGCACCATCCGCCTCATCACACAGCAGAGTCGAGCTCGCGTCGATGTCCACCGCAAGGACAATGTTGGCTCTCTCGAGAAGGCCATTACCATATATGGCAATCCTGAGAATTGTACAAATGCATGCAAAAGAATATTGGAGGTCATGCAACAGGAGGCCAACAATACTAACAAGGG TGAGATCTGCCTGAAAATTTTGGCTCACAACAATTTAATTGGCCGTATAATTGGTAAAGGAGGTAACACCATCAAGAGAATCATGCAAGAAACCGATACCAAGATCACTGTTTCCTCTATCAATGATATAAACAGCTTCAATTTGGAGCGGATCATCACTGTCAAAGGCACCATTGAGAATATGGCTAAAGCAGAGTCACAAATTTCAGCTAAATTACGCCAGAGCTATGAAAGTGATTTACAG ATGCTGGCACCGCAAAGCATCATGTTCCCCGGATTGCATCCGATGGCCATGATGTCCACTGGGCGTGGATTCTGCGGCGCCCCTCCACCATTCCCGCCGCCTATATACGCTCCCCTGCCGGGCCAGGGAGGCGCGCAGCAAGGAGCCGGTGACTCacag GAAACTACGTACTTGTACATCCCAAATAATGCTGTGGGTGCAATTATTGGCACCAAGGGCTTACACATTCGCAACATCATAAGATTCAGCAACGCGTCTGTGAAGATCGCTCCGTTGGAACAAGACAAGCAGGGCGAGAACCAAAGCAATCCTCAGCAGGAGCGTAAGGTCACCATAGTCGGAAGCCCCGAGGCTCAGTGGAAG GCTCAATATCTTATCTTTGAGAAGATGAGAGAAGAAGGCTTTATGTCAGGCTCCGATGACGTGCGGCTGACAGTTGAGATAGTAGTTGCATCTTCCCAAGTTGGCCGCATCATCGGCAAGGGCGGTCAGAACGTGCGAGAGTTGCAGCGCGTCACTGGGTCTCTTATTAAGCTTCCTGAACAACCGCAGCAGGCGCAAGGCGGCGGTCAGCAGCAAGATCACGACACAACAGTGCATATCGTCGGCCCCTTCTATAGCGTACAG TCGGCGCAGCGACGCATTCGTGCAATGGTAGCGCAGGCGAGCGCGCcgggccgccgccgcgccgcgcagccgccgccgcccgtGCAGCAGTAA
- the Imp gene encoding insulin-like growth factor 2 mRNA-binding protein 1 isoform X2, which translates to MSNSVEQQFSELSLSQEDHDQYEPEDHQDQSRSSKVLISGLPLHVRFDNIEPLLSQYGNVQHCDKANSRDANTQAVFITFETPDQAQQAINGLNGCELEGSRMKVEAAEQNTRGGRRGRPGGGRGGGGATGGGSRPTDFPLRLLVQSDMVGAIIGRQGSTIRLITQQSRARVDVHRKDNVGSLEKAITIYGNPENCTNACKRILEVMQQEANNTNKGEICLKILAHNNLIGRIIGKGGNTIKRIMQETDTKITVSSINDINSFNLERIITVKGTIENMAKAESQISAKLRQSYESDLQMLAPQSIMFPGLHPMAMMSTGRGFCGAPPPFPPPIYAPLPGQGGAQQGAGDSQETTYLYIPNNAVGAIIGTKGLHIRNIIRFSNASVKIAPLEQDKQGENQSNPQQERKVTIVGSPEAQWKAQYLIFEKMREEGFMSGSDDVRLTVEIVVASSQVGRIIGKGGQNVRELQRVTGSLIKLPEQPQQAQGGGQQQDHDTTVHIVGPFYSVQSAQRRIRAMVAQASAPGRRRAAQPPPPVQQ; encoded by the exons CCGGTCATCAAAAGTACTCATCAGTGGGCTACCTCTGCATGTTCGCTTCGACAACATCGAGCCCCTGCTCTCACAGTATGGCAACGTACAACATTGCGACAAAGCGAACTCTCGTGACGCTAACACCCAGGCGGTTTTCATCACGTTCGAGACTCCGGACCAGGCGCAGCA GGCTATCAATGGGCTAAACGGGTGCGAACTGGAAGGAAGTCGGATGAAGGTTGAGGCAGCTGAGCAGAATACCCGTGGCGGCAGGCGCGGACGTCCCGGCGGCggccgcggcggcggcggcgccacCGGCGGCGGCTCGCGCCCCACCGACTTCCCGCTGCGTCTGCTCGTGCAGAGCGATATGGTCGGCGCCATCATCGGCCGTCAGGGCAGCACCATCCGCCTCATCACACAGCAGAGTCGAGCTCGCGTCGATGTCCACCGCAAGGACAATGTTGGCTCTCTCGAGAAGGCCATTACCATATATGGCAATCCTGAGAATTGTACAAATGCATGCAAAAGAATATTGGAGGTCATGCAACAGGAGGCCAACAATACTAACAAGGG TGAGATCTGCCTGAAAATTTTGGCTCACAACAATTTAATTGGCCGTATAATTGGTAAAGGAGGTAACACCATCAAGAGAATCATGCAAGAAACCGATACCAAGATCACTGTTTCCTCTATCAATGATATAAACAGCTTCAATTTGGAGCGGATCATCACTGTCAAAGGCACCATTGAGAATATGGCTAAAGCAGAGTCACAAATTTCAGCTAAATTACGCCAGAGCTATGAAAGTGATTTACAG ATGCTGGCACCGCAAAGCATCATGTTCCCCGGATTGCATCCGATGGCCATGATGTCCACTGGGCGTGGATTCTGCGGCGCCCCTCCACCATTCCCGCCGCCTATATACGCTCCCCTGCCGGGCCAGGGAGGCGCGCAGCAAGGAGCCGGTGACTCacag GAAACTACGTACTTGTACATCCCAAATAATGCTGTGGGTGCAATTATTGGCACCAAGGGCTTACACATTCGCAACATCATAAGATTCAGCAACGCGTCTGTGAAGATCGCTCCGTTGGAACAAGACAAGCAGGGCGAGAACCAAAGCAATCCTCAGCAGGAGCGTAAGGTCACCATAGTCGGAAGCCCCGAGGCTCAGTGGAAG GCTCAATATCTTATCTTTGAGAAGATGAGAGAAGAAGGCTTTATGTCAGGCTCCGATGACGTGCGGCTGACAGTTGAGATAGTAGTTGCATCTTCCCAAGTTGGCCGCATCATCGGCAAGGGCGGTCAGAACGTGCGAGAGTTGCAGCGCGTCACTGGGTCTCTTATTAAGCTTCCTGAACAACCGCAGCAGGCGCAAGGCGGCGGTCAGCAGCAAGATCACGACACAACAGTGCATATCGTCGGCCCCTTCTATAGCGTACAG TCGGCGCAGCGACGCATTCGTGCAATGGTAGCGCAGGCGAGCGCGCcgggccgccgccgcgccgcgcagccgccgccgcccgtGCAGCAGTAA
- the Imp gene encoding insulin-like growth factor 2 mRNA-binding protein 1 isoform X5, with amino-acid sequence MDGDMSQGASGDVSPIYEDRAINGLNGCELEGSRMKVEAAEQNTRGGRRGRPGGGRGGGGATGGGSRPTDFPLRLLVQSDMVGAIIGRQGSTIRLITQQSRARVDVHRKDNVGSLEKAITIYGNPENCTNACKRILEVMQQEANNTNKGEICLKILAHNNLIGRIIGKGGNTIKRIMQETDTKITVSSINDINSFNLERIITVKGTIENMAKAESQISAKLRQSYESDLQMLAPQSIMFPGLHPMAMMSTGRGFCGAPPPFPPPIYAPLPGQGGAQQGAGDSQETTYLYIPNNAVGAIIGTKGLHIRNIIRFSNASVKIAPLEQDKQGENQSNPQQERKVTIVGSPEAQWKAQYLIFEKMREEGFMSGSDDVRLTVEIVVASSQVGRIIGKGGQNVRELQRVTGSLIKLPEQPQQAQGGGQQQDHDTTVHIVGPFYSVQSAQRRIRAMVAQASAPGRRRAAQPPPPVQQ; translated from the exons GGCTATCAATGGGCTAAACGGGTGCGAACTGGAAGGAAGTCGGATGAAGGTTGAGGCAGCTGAGCAGAATACCCGTGGCGGCAGGCGCGGACGTCCCGGCGGCggccgcggcggcggcggcgccacCGGCGGCGGCTCGCGCCCCACCGACTTCCCGCTGCGTCTGCTCGTGCAGAGCGATATGGTCGGCGCCATCATCGGCCGTCAGGGCAGCACCATCCGCCTCATCACACAGCAGAGTCGAGCTCGCGTCGATGTCCACCGCAAGGACAATGTTGGCTCTCTCGAGAAGGCCATTACCATATATGGCAATCCTGAGAATTGTACAAATGCATGCAAAAGAATATTGGAGGTCATGCAACAGGAGGCCAACAATACTAACAAGGG TGAGATCTGCCTGAAAATTTTGGCTCACAACAATTTAATTGGCCGTATAATTGGTAAAGGAGGTAACACCATCAAGAGAATCATGCAAGAAACCGATACCAAGATCACTGTTTCCTCTATCAATGATATAAACAGCTTCAATTTGGAGCGGATCATCACTGTCAAAGGCACCATTGAGAATATGGCTAAAGCAGAGTCACAAATTTCAGCTAAATTACGCCAGAGCTATGAAAGTGATTTACAG ATGCTGGCACCGCAAAGCATCATGTTCCCCGGATTGCATCCGATGGCCATGATGTCCACTGGGCGTGGATTCTGCGGCGCCCCTCCACCATTCCCGCCGCCTATATACGCTCCCCTGCCGGGCCAGGGAGGCGCGCAGCAAGGAGCCGGTGACTCacag GAAACTACGTACTTGTACATCCCAAATAATGCTGTGGGTGCAATTATTGGCACCAAGGGCTTACACATTCGCAACATCATAAGATTCAGCAACGCGTCTGTGAAGATCGCTCCGTTGGAACAAGACAAGCAGGGCGAGAACCAAAGCAATCCTCAGCAGGAGCGTAAGGTCACCATAGTCGGAAGCCCCGAGGCTCAGTGGAAG GCTCAATATCTTATCTTTGAGAAGATGAGAGAAGAAGGCTTTATGTCAGGCTCCGATGACGTGCGGCTGACAGTTGAGATAGTAGTTGCATCTTCCCAAGTTGGCCGCATCATCGGCAAGGGCGGTCAGAACGTGCGAGAGTTGCAGCGCGTCACTGGGTCTCTTATTAAGCTTCCTGAACAACCGCAGCAGGCGCAAGGCGGCGGTCAGCAGCAAGATCACGACACAACAGTGCATATCGTCGGCCCCTTCTATAGCGTACAG TCGGCGCAGCGACGCATTCGTGCAATGGTAGCGCAGGCGAGCGCGCcgggccgccgccgcgccgcgcagccgccgccgcccgtGCAGCAGTAA
- the LOC110379395 gene encoding uncharacterized protein LOC110379395 produces MFLITKLLFVAIVAIASSRFEVAADNDDLEDEVILKQALFLVELLKSDFVHVLRTNSMNDLLNGTSTEEVNSTCAVDETNSTVPTNDTNVTESVIPPTTTAANSTPPSSVTPPGAPMMMFSSWPPLQMPRFPMAPALARQGNFPDENYRFPYKFRRRMMPDYYYFDSPQQRPGNFRRVANIDSTGDPGNATGL; encoded by the exons ATGTTTTTGATTACGAAGCTACTTTTCGTAGCGATTGTAGCGATTGCAAGTTCGAGGTTTGAAGTGGCCGCAGACAATGATGACTTGGAAGATGAAGTTATCCTGAAACAGGCCTTGTTTTTGGTGGAGTTACTTAAGTCAG aCTTCGTACACGTTTTGCGGACAAACTCTATGAACGATCTTCTTAATGGGACTTCCACTGAAGAGGTGAATAGTACTTGTGCCGTGGACGAGACAAATTCAACTGTGCCAACAAATGACACTAACGTTACCG AGAGTGTAATTCCACCAACGACGACGGCTGCAAATTCAACGCCCCCCAGCAGCGTGACTCCGCCGGGGGCGCCGATGATGATGTTCTCGAGTTGGCCACCCCTGCAGATGCCTCGCTTCCCTATGGCTCCGGCACTCGCTCGCCAAGGCAATTTTCCCGATGAAAACTATAGATTCCCATACA AATTCCGTCGACGCATGATGccggattattattattttg ATTCTCCTCAACAAAGACCTG GAAATTTTCGAAGAGTGGCAAATATTGACTCAACTGGTGATCCTGGCAATGCAACAG GGCTGTAA
- the LOC110379398 gene encoding uncharacterized protein LOC110379398 has translation MYIFISMAVLPLVARFITCESTKEPLNDVQSKTTFRIPINEASTSPDPSNTLNEPSLWDNRPTHINKPPQDWVDNSNTRYKILLRAPHSLTKLAKTLSLGFDPSFSKDYFEPFERRPRPVTLVSFRKNGLASRHMIKYADDENASEVAELQSPFNEVSNFWQNEQFY, from the exons atgtatatttttatttcgatgGCTGTTCTTCCTCTAGTTGCTCGGTTTATAACATGTGaat ccACGAAAGAACCACTAAACGATGTTCAATCAAAAACCACGTTCAGAATCCCGATAAACGAAGCTTCCACATCCCCAGATCCGTCGAATACATTGAACGAACCATCTCTTTGGGATAATCGGCCAACGCATATCAATaag CCACCACAAGACTGGGTAGATAATAGTAATACGAGATATAAAATTCTACTAAGAGCTCCGCATTCTTTAACGAAGCTTGCCAAAACGCTGTCATTAGGATTTGATCCTTCGTTTAGTAAG GATTACTTTGAGCCCTTCGAAAGACGACCGAGGCCGGTCACTCTAGTATCTTTTCGTAAGAATGGACTCGCATCGCGACATATGATCAAA TACGCAGACGACGAAAACGCATCAGAGGTAGCAGAGCTTCAGTCACCATTTAACGAAGTCAGTAATTTTTGGCAAAATGAACAATTTTATTAG
- the LOC110379396 gene encoding zinc metalloproteinase nas-37, producing the protein MIKIAAILIILAYLAQAVHRNRKEDKLLLSPIELIDLVREEQLKSKGSHEIKQTSANMIPSVKDNKHLDPDDSEYEPASCEDDQSLKNRKIWSRWSKWGDCSVTCGGGTITRYRVCVAGRCAPGEREEQRRPCARAPCHTPFYNMTDDLREVE; encoded by the exons atgattaaaatCGCAGCAATTCTTATTATCCTCGCGTATCTTGCACAAGCTGTTCATAGAAATCGAAAAGAAGACAAACTTCTGTTGAGTCCTATTGAATTGATAGATCTTGTGAGAGAAGAGCAGCTTAAAAGTAAGGGGTCTCATGAaatcaaacaaacttcagcGAATATGATACCATCTGTGAAGGATAATAAGCATTTGGATCCAGATGATTCGGAATATGAACCAG CGTCCTGCGAAGATGATCAATCGTTGAAGAATCGAAAAATCTGGAGTCGCTGGAGTAAGTGGGGTGATTGTTCGGTGACTTGCGGCGGCGGCACGATCACGCGGTATCGAGTCTGTGTTGCGGGCCGCTGCGCTCCGGGCGAGCGCGAGGAGCAGCGGCGTCCTTGCGCGCGCGCACCCTGTCACACCCCCTTCTACAACATGACAGATGACCTGCGGGAAGTCGAATAA